Below is a genomic region from Rhododendron vialii isolate Sample 1 chromosome 5a, ASM3025357v1.
ATAAGTCGTTCACACATCCACGACACTAAGTGATATGTCATCGAAATTGGGCCACTTATCAATTTACGGGCGCGTTCTTTAGTCCTCCATCCCTGTGAGTAAGTTAGGGGACTATGGAACGCTAACTCAAAGTCCTTGCATATGCTCCTCGGGAGGAGCTCGGGCTGCACAAGTAGTTTGTCCTTGAAAATCATACCCATCTCTTTTGCCCGAATCCTTGGTTTGAAAGAAGCTGTGTCGTGTGCAGTGTGCAAATGTTCGTTGTTCAGCTTGATCACTCTAATAAGTTCAGACTTGCCTTGCGATCTAGCCATTAGCTTCCATGGACAACCATCAATGACGCAAACCAACCTATAATATGAACGACTATTGTCCAAATACTTGAATGTGAACTTGTTCAACgcagaaaataaaataacagcCTTCTTAAAGAGGCTGGGGTTGTCAAACAATTGGCCGTCCCCAGTTAGGATGTCTTCACCTCGTTGTTGGGAGTATGGCACCAAACCCATTTCGTGGCAAACAGCCAGGCTACCTTCACTACGAGAATAAGTTCCTCCACCACCAGTAGAGGGGCTACAACTTAACAAGTTCGACTCCCTACAGAAGGAAAGCAAACAAAACACGTCaatgaaagacaaaaacatACATGTGAAAATCTGACTATATATCTCTATATACTTATGAAATATGGACCATACATACCTGCTGCTTAAGTTGCAAGGCAAATGGTTAACAGTATCTTCTTGTACATAAATGTCAACCTCATCATCATTTAAATGGAACAACATAGCAACACCATCTTCATCCCTAATACGCAAATGCTTTGACTTGTCCCTATAAGTACTATAAAATAAAGTCTTCCCCTCCTGGCTAATATCCATACGGGAGCAAACTTTTGTAACTAACTCGTCAAATGATATGCCCTCTTTGATGATTGTGGCTTCAGAAACACCACCCGAATATTTCCCTAACACACCATCTCCATTCACCATGCGCTCACCACCGGAATAACAATAGCACATCAACTTCTTTTGAGGTGTCGTCGACATGGCTGCACAACCATATTCCGGTTTCATTATATAACTACTACACAATTGATAAGGTTATTTATGGATGGAATgttaatttgataaaaattgGGTACTTAATAGATAAATTCAGTATTAGGTGGTGGTTCTTTGAGCATAAAGACCAGGTCCATATTGCTAAAAGACAACACTCTATGTCTGTGTGGACCACATGTATATTGTAAAACGAGCCCGTCAACTGTAGCAAATCCGGTAGGGTTTGACTCAGTTGAATTACAACAAATGAAACCAATAAGTTAGCCTTGTGTTGGTAATAGATGTTCACATAGATGAACATCAAACATAAACCATGTAAGAAGTGAGCAATTGATTACTCCTAGTTCCTAGTCTTAATACTATATAGCCCACAGACAAACAAATTATGTTTACAGTTAAGACAACAAAATGAGGCTGTCTATTTCCCCACATGTAAAAAATGCAGAAATTTGTAGCACAACTTATTGAAGTAATTGAACTTGATGGCATCAAAGATTCTTTAGTTGGAATTCCAGGGCAAAGTGGTCTTTCAACTGAGCAGCGCAAGAGATTAACAAATGCAGCGGAGGTTGTTTTCAATCCCTCCATAATTTTCATGGATGAGGCTACATTAGGTTTACATGCTAAAGCATCGGCAATAGTCATGGGCACCGTGACGAATATAGTTGCTACAGAAAGGACAATGGTTTGCACTATCCATCAACCAAGCATTGATATTTTTTAGGCCTTTGGTGAGCTAAGATACGGATCCAACAAAAGCAAATTTAAGGCTACGTAGCTTCCAAAATCGGGAACCTATGATTAACATATTACAGTTCACAAACATTCCCTCCCATAAACTAAACACTGTGTCTTGTTATAGAACAGGGCAAAATGCATCCAAGTGCCTATAGTCATTGACAAAGAACCATGAGGATTCAACCATGGTAATACGTATGCCAACCACGATTAGTAAACCCAAGTCAACAATATACTGAACATGTATAAATCATGTGGTTTTTCCCTACGCAATATGATTACAATTTTCTTGTTGAAGTCATGGTACAACTTCGTCGAgatttttcaacaacaaaaaaacctaATCATTTTCTGGTTTGGTTACAGAAGAGCCACAACACTATTCGAGTATCTACAAATGAAAAATTTGTTACAACACTACTTATAAGATACTTTCTCAATACATTAACCAACATTTAGCAGACCCAAAGGGTTGGGACGTAATGCTTCATTTGATTTGGTAATTAACTAACATTCTAATACTATTGAGACTAGGCTTCTTGAATGATCAAACTAAATCAAGTTTCTTTCATTTCACCAGctcgtacttaaaaatgtagaTCATGGTGACCAACTAGTGTGTGTCCTCATATCTGTTAGTTTCCAGAACACTACAATAGCATGTAGTCTTTGTCTAGACAATACATGTAGATCCCACTTTATGAAAAAGAGGACCAACCACTTTATAAACCCTTTTGACATAAATGTTTGTTTCAGTACCCTCTGGTGCTCAGCTAAGCTACATTAGTGTAAAAGTTACCATTTGTGAGCTCTACTTGACAAATATTATGACTTGTACCATGACTTGGATGGTAGAAGATACAACGTTTTATCTAAGCAATATATTGAATGCAAAGTGCAAAAGATTCTAATGAAAAGGGGAGGACAAATATAAATGCCaacaaaaacatatatatatatatatatatatatatatataaaatacaGAAATTCATTACTTAATATTTTCTTCACATATTACATATAAGAACCATCTTAATTGTCTCCACAATCAGCTTTCATAACATGTTCTTCTTTACAAAAAGGAACCACCTAGTAGTCCCACTTTCCAAACTTCAAAGACCAAAGCATACGACCCTTCATTCAATGAGGCCTTCCCAAAAACTTTTTCGAGAACCCACGTCAAGTTGAGATAATAGCAAAAATGATGACAACCAAAATGGAACATGTAACCCACGCTCCCCACATCATTCCAGTGGTTTTCCACACCTTTGCCTCCAAATCATTAAtctttttctcaatttctttcatcttTCTCTCATACTCCTACCTGGATTTTTATCAGTCCAGGATGTGTGCACTACCGCTTCTTTGCCATGGTCGCAAAGTCATATCCTCAAAGGACTTAGAGTACCACTATTTGAACTAGACGCCATGACTCCCCTACCATTAAAAAAATGACTACGCGtgagaataattaaatttttggaGTTCCAAACAATATTCCAATTCATCTTCAATATTATTATAAGAGTTCAACTATGCAAGTAAAGTCAATAAACATGGCTTCTTCCTTTAGTATAGTACTAGTGAAAACTAaaaatctacctaataaaacacgaGGGTATGGACCCAAtacaaacacattttttttataatggcttagattcatttgatccaaggtTTGAGAAGCTTGGTCCTCTTTTCATTAAAGTGCCCATAGTTTTAAACTTAATTACAAAACTGACATTAAATCCAAGGCCCCAAATTTGGCCCCCAACTCCTCCGAACAACACCTCTCTATCACAAACAATGTACTCTCCCTTCCGATATCACTCACTGTACAGTGACATAACACCACTGTTCCCCCATTCAAAAGTctagtttttttgggtttggaggGTTGGATACGaattttgtgtttggattgcaacttacccaaaaaagatTCAGTGATGATGTGAGTGAAGATGTGAATGTAGGTTAGCAAAAGAGGAAATAAGGTTTGGTTAATTTTTATTTCGATGCAGCTTAGCAAGAGGCATTGTGAGGGAAGAGGGGAAGTGCTCTTGGGATCTCCGCCCACCAACTTGTCAGTCCATCCTCCtctatcaccaccaccaccagttcGTCAGCCCTCACCGCAACTTATTTACGACTGACATATGCCCCTTTTGGCCCTCTTCCCTCTCTGCTTATGCTCACAGTTCATACCTAGGTAAGAAGGCATGCTTTTGCATACACCGTATTTGTGAAAATGCATGTTCAAGAGATTCAAACAAAGGGGAGGGAAATTAGATATTTCCAGACTCTATACTCAATTTAATCCCTATTTGTTCCAATGTGCATCCTAATTTTTTCAATTGCACGCCAATTTCTAAATGT
It encodes:
- the LOC131327585 gene encoding uncharacterized protein LOC131327585 encodes the protein MKPEYGCAAMSTTPQKKLMCYCYSGGERMVNGDGVLGKYSGGVSEATIIKEGISFDELVTKVCSRMDISQEGKTLFYSTYRDKSKHLRIRDEDGVAMLFHLNDDEVDIYVQEDTVNHLPCNLSSRESNLLSCSPSTGGGGTYSRSEGSLAVCHEMGLVPYSQQRGEDILTGDGQLFDNPSLFKKAVILFSALNKFTFKYLDNSRSYYRLVCVIDGCPWKLMARSQGKSELIRVIKLNNEHLHTAHDTASFKPRIRAKEMGMIFKDKLLVQPELLPRSICKDFELAFHSPLTYSQGWRTKERARKLISGPISMTYHLVSWMCERLIQLIPNTRAVWTSNVDGKFSQLFVAYGCSITGFLSGCQPMLFIDACFLTGPYRGSCLSAVAYDANDQLFPVAYVVSSENYEDWLWFMQNLKQTVGD